A DNA window from Fragaria vesca subsp. vesca linkage group LG3, FraVesHawaii_1.0, whole genome shotgun sequence contains the following coding sequences:
- the LOC101296643 gene encoding D-xylose-proton symporter-like 3, chloroplastic-like, producing the protein MAFSTRPLFNHTHYSPPLHQLKKNKPVIPLFSNAHFTPPPLRSPCFRAKFGTFTNPSSSKQLRFSVKVGSQNDYSSGDESQSLIPEASPQEDYSWVSVIIPFVFPALGGLLFGYDIGATSGATISLMSAELSGTSWFNLTAVQLGLVVSGSLYGALFGSLLVYPIADFLGRRRELIIAATLYLLGGLITGCAPGLGVLLVGRVLYGIGIGMAMHGAPLYIAETCPSQIRGTLVSLKELFIVLGILLGYLVGSFQIDAIGGWRYMYGISAPIALLMGIGMWILPPSPRWLLLRPAQGKGSVKEYKEKAVLALSKLRGRPPGDRVSEKQIEETFVTLKSSYADEESEGSLMEIFQGPSLKAFIIAGGLVLFQQITGQPSVLYYAGPILQSAGFSAAADATKVSVIIGLFKFVMTGVAVLKVDDLGRRPLLILGVSGLALSLFLLSAYYKFLGGFPLVAVASLLLYVGCYQISFGPISWLMVSEIFPLRTRGKGISLAVLTNFGSNALVTFAFSPLKEALGADNLFLLFGAIALISLLFVVLIVPETKGLSLEEIESKLLK; encoded by the exons ATGGCCTTCTCAACTCGGCCCCTGTTCAACCACACACACTACTCACCACCACTTCATCAACTCAAGAAGAACAAACCTGTAATCCCACTTTTCTCTAATGCCCACTTTACCCCTCCACCCCTTCGTTCCCCTTGTTTCAGGGCCAAGTTTGGCACTTTCACAAACCCATCATCATCAAAACAACTCAGATTCAGTGTCAAG GTTGGGTCTCAGAATGACTATTCTTCAGGGGATGAGTCGCAGTCTCTTATTCCTGAGGCATCTCCACAGGAGGATTATTCTTGGGTTTCTGTGATTATTCC TTTTGTGTTTCCGGCATTGGGTGGTCTGTTATTTGGCTATGACATTGGTGCTACCTCTGGTGCTACCATCTCATTAATG TCCGCTGAGCTTAGTGGCACAAGTTGGTTTAATCTGACAGCTGTTCAGCTTGGTCTTGTG GTTAGTGGTTCCCTCTACGGAGCTCTTTTTGGTTCTCTCCTTGTCTACCCAATTGCTGATTTCCTTG GAAGGAGGAGAGAACTCATCATAGCTGCTACACTTTATCTCCTTGGGGGTCTGATCACTGGATGTGCTCCAGGCCTTGGTGTTCTATTAGTAGGCCGTGTTTTATATGGCATCGGCATCGGCATG GCCATGCATGGGGCTCCACTCTATATTGCTGAAACATGTCCATCTCAAATTCGCGGAACTCTAGTGTCATTGAAGGAGCTCTTCATAGTTTTGGGGATCCTG TTGGGTTATTTAGTAGGAAGCTTTCAGATTGATGCAATTGGGGGGTGGCGTTACATGTATGGAATAAGTGCACCCATTGCTTTACTTATGGGAATAGGCATGTGGATTCTCCCACCATCTCCTCGATGGTTGCTTCTCAGGCCAGCTCAAGGTAAAGGGTCTGTGAAAGAATACAAAGAAAAAGCTGTTCTTGCCTTGAGCAAGTTGAGAGGCCGGCCTCCTGGTGACAGAGTGTCTGAAAAACAAATAGAAGAGACTTTTGTTACTTTGAAGTCATCCTATGCAGATGAGGAATCAGAGGGGAGTTTGATGGAGATCTTTCAAGGCCCAAGTTTGAAGGCCTTCATAATTGCTGGGGGTTTAGTCCTTTTTCAACAA ATAACAGGGCAACCAAGTGTCCTATATTACGCAGGTCCAATTCTTCAG AGTGCAGGATTCTCCGCTGCTGCTGATGCTACCAAAGTATCGGTTATAATTGGGTTGTTCAAG TTCGTGATGACAGGGGTAGCTGTCCTGAAAGTTGATGATCTAGGAAGAAGACCTTTGCTGATACTAGGAGTCAGTGGTCTT GCTCTTTCCTTGTTTCTCCTCTCTGCTTACTACAAATTTCTTGGGGGGTTCCCACTAGTTGCTGTAGCTTCTCTTCTTCTCTATGTTGGTTGCTACCAG ATATCTTTTGGTCCTATAAGTTGGCTTATGGTGTCTGAAATATTCCCGCTTCGCACAAGAGGAAAAGGGATTAGTCTTGCAGTTCTTACTAACTTCGGTTCAAATGCCCTTGTTACATTTGCATTCTCACCATTGAAG GAGGCACTAGGAGCAGACAACCTTTTCCTCCTTTTTGGGGCTATCGCCTTGATATCTCTTCTGTTTGTTGTGCTAATCGTCCCAGAAACCAAAGGTTTGAGTTTGGAAGAAATAGAATCCAAACTCTTGAAATAG
- the LOC101296939 gene encoding transcription initiation factor IIA large subunit-like, whose translation MASTSAVYISVIEDVINKVKEEFANGAGEDVLKELQGTWEAKMMQAGVVNAPIERSAAAKPTPGVTPVHDLNVPYEGTEEYETPTADLLFPPTPAPTPIPQTPLQPQTPGQTPGTAETYNIPTGASDDSAGGNAGANTDLKPGRPSPYMQPPSPWMTQRPPLDVNIAYVEGRDEVDRGASHQPPTQDFFTMSAGKRKREEIPPQYQAGGFIPQQDGAADAIPEFFEIEICGGSTSIGRAYGKMSACTPKIPQLDGPIPDPYEELSTPNIYNYQGAFNEDYNIANTPAPNDVPVTPAPVVNDVGDDDEDDEPPLNENDDDDQDDVDQGEELNTQHLVLAQFDKVTRTKSRWKCTLKDGIMHINNKDVLFNKATGEFDF comes from the exons ATGGCTTCGACGAGCGCTGTCTACATCAGTGTCATCGAGGACGTCATCAACAAGGTCAAGGAAGAGTTCGCCAATGGCGCCGGTGAAGACGTCCTCAAGGAGCTTCAAGGA ACTTGGGAGGCTAAGATGATGCAAGCTGGTGTTGTAAATGCTCCGATTGAGAGGTCTGCGGCGGCCAAGCCCACACCTGGAGTTACTCCAGTTCATGATCTCAATGTACCGTATGAAGGGACTGAGGAGTATGAGACTCCTACTGCTGATTTACTCTTCCCTCCA ACCCCGGCACCAACTCCAATCCCGCAAACTCCTTTGCAACCACAAACTCCAGGCCAAACACCAGGAACCGCGGAGACTTATAATATTCCTACTGGGGCTAGTGATGATTCTGCTGGTGGCAATGCAGGTGCAAATACAGATTTGAAACCTGGAAGACCTAGCCCATACATG CAACCTCCTTCTCCTTGGATGACCCAGCGGCCCCCACTTGATGTTAATATCG CTTATGTGGAAGGGCGGGATGAGGTGGATAGGGGAGCCTCTCATCAACCCCCAACACAG GACTTCTTCACAATGTCTGCTGGAAAGCGAAAACGTGAAGAAATTCCCCCACAATATCAAGCTGGTGGGTTTATTCCCCAGCAAGATGGAGCCGCAGATGCTATACCCGAGTTTTTTGAGATTGAG ATTTGTGGAGGGAGCACTTCTATTGGACGTGCGTATGGTAAGATGTCTGCTTGTACACCCAAGATTCCTCAACTTGATGGGCCAATACCTGATCCCTATGAGGAGCTTTCTACTCCCAAT ATATACAATTATCAAGGAGCTTTCAATGAAGACTACAACATTGCCAACACACCAGCTCCCAATG ATGTGCCAGTCACTCCAGCTCCTGTTGTGAATGATGTTGGAGATGATGATGAGGACGATGAGCCCCCATTGAATGAAAATGACGATGATGATCAGGATGATGTGGACCAAGGAGAGGAACTGAACACACAGCATTTGGTATTGGCTCAGTTTGATAAG GTGACACGCACCAAAAGCAGGTGGAAGTGCACACTGAAGGATGGCATTATGCACATAAACAACAAGGATGTCCTCTTTAATAAG GCAACGGGAGAATTTGACTTCTGA